TAGGGATAGTGACCCCTTGGGGACAAGACCCGCGCAGCGGGGCTTGGTTCTGGGAGGTGAGCGGCAAGCGTAAGCGAAGCCGATTGCCCCCAGAATATAGCCCGACCCACACGACAGTGTGGGGAACGCCCAAATAAAGAAGACGTATTACCTGGACATCACCAACTACGGCTGGTTGCCTGAACCGCTGAAGAACGCGATGCTCTGGATCCGCACTAGTGCCCCGACTGACCCTGCGAAGTTCGAAGCCTACAAGGCCTTCGCCCAGTCGATTACGCTGTTGCCCGATAGCTTCGTGCCGAAGGCGGCGGGTGCCTCCCAGATGCAGCATATCCAGCTGTTCTGCTTCTGCATCGCCGTGGTCCACCTGAGTATCGCTCACGTGTGGAACGTCTGCGTGCGCATCAAGCGCAAGGACTCCACGTTCATGGCGCAGGTGGGCTGGCTTATCGGCTGCTGGGTGATGTTCTTCCTTGCGTGCCAGATGGTGCTCGGTATCGACATGCCGAAGTTCGTCATCCCGATGTTCATCGTGGAAGCGGTGCTTCTGGTGCTCTTTACCGTTCCGCCGAAGCGCCTCAAACAGGACTTCATCAGCATCCCGATGCTCGTGCTCGACGTGGTGAACAGCTTTACCGACGTGATCAGTTACATCCGTCTGTTTGCTGTGGGCATGTCTGGTGCGGCCATTGCCGAGGCGTTCAACGACATGCTTTCGCCGCTGTTCGGCTCCGCTGTCGGTATCGCTGGTGCAGCCTTCCTGCTGCTCTTCGTGCATGGCCTGAACATCGCGCTTGCGGTCATGGGCGTCGCGGTCCACGCGGTACGTCTGAATACACTTGAATTTTCAAATGGACTTGGCCAGGAATGGAGCGGATTCGCGTTCGCGCCCTTCGCCAAGCAGAAAAATTAAACCAAGGGATAATTCCCGCTACTTAATGAGGAAAAAACAATGGAACCGAATACAATGGTTACTCTCGCTAAAATGGGTGCTGCTGCCGCTCTCGGCATTGCGGCAATGGGCTCCGCCCTTGGTTGCGGAACGGCTGGTATGTCCGCCATCACCATGTGGAAGAAGGCTTATGCCCAGGGCAAGTCGGCCCTTTTCACCTTGCTGGTGTTTGTGGGTGCCCCGATTTCCCAGACGATTTACGGCATGCTTTTGATGAACTTCATCCTGAGCAAGGCTGCTGAATCCGGCTTTACCAACTGGGGCGGCTGCCTCGGCGCCGGTATCTTCGGCGGTCTCGGCATGATGGCTTCTGCCTGGTACCAGGGCAAGTCCGCGGCCGTGGCTTGCGATGCTCTCGGCGAAACCGGCAAGGGCATGGTGAACTACCTGATGGTGCTCGGTATTGTGGAAACCGTGGCTCTGTTCGTTCTCGTGTTCTCCATGATGGTGCTCTAATCCAGCGAGGTAACACGTATGGATCAAGCTCAACTTTTAACGCTCGCGAAACTCGGTGCGGTGGCGGCCCTGGGCCTTGCCGCGGTGGGTTCTGCGCTGGGCTGCGGGACTGCCGGCATGGCGGCCATCGGGGCCTGGAAGAAGGCGTATCTCAAGGGTAAGAACGCGCTGTTTACGCTGCTCATCTTCGTGGGCGCGCCGATTGCGCAGACAATCTACGGCATGTTGCTGATGATGTACATCCTGAACAAGTCTCAGGCGGCTCCGGCCAACTGGGCTGCATACCTGGGTGTGGGCATCTTCGGTGGCATCGGCATGATGGCCTCTGCCTGGTACGTGGGCAAGTCCGCTGCGGACGCCTGCAACGCCCTCGGCGAAACCGGCAAGGGCCTGGTGAACTACCTGATGGTCCTGGGCGTCGGCGAAACCGTCGCACTGTTCGTCATGGTGTTCTCCATGATGCTCGTGTCTTAAGAGACCGCTCGGCTCTATCGCATTAACAAGAATGTGATAGAGCCTCGCTCTCACAACCACGCCTCGTAAATACGAGGCGTTTGTTGTTCACGGAGATTGCTTAGTTTTATCTCTAGAAATGAAAACGGCACCTCGCTTTGAGCGGGGTGCCTGTTTTAAATTTGCTTTTTTGATTAATGCACGCCGTTGCCGTCGGCCACGTCGCAGGTCACGGGCTTGCCGTTCACTTCGAGAGCGAGGGCGTCGCAGAACACGGCGCCACCCTTTACGGAGAGCGCAATCTTCTCGAAGTCCTTCACCTTGAGTTCGCGAGGTTCGCTGGGAGCGACGCCCTTGAACAGGGCGCGGTCACCGGGCTTGGCGTCTTCAGGTACGGAGACGAGGCGGCAGGTGTGTGCTTCGGCGTCGAGGTCGCCAGCAAAGAGCATGCCCTGGCTCATGATACCGCGGAGAGCGCTCGGCTTCAGGTTTGCGAACAAGAGAATCTTGCGGTCCTGGAGTTCTTCAGCCTTGTAGCTGCTCTTAAGGCCGCTGCAGATGGTGCGGAGTTCGCCTTCGCCAGCGTCCACCTTGAGCACGTAGAGGCTCGTGGCATCCGGATGGTCGGCCACTTCCTTAATCTGGGCGACGCGCATGTCCATAGCGGCGGGCACGTCGGCGGCCATCAGCGGCTTGTTCTGCTTGGGCTTCTGCTGCGGTTCCTGCTTCTTGACTTCTTCTTCGATACGCGGGAAGAGCGGCTTGCCTTCGCCGAATGCTTCGCCACCCTTGAGGATTCCCCAAGCGAGGTCGTCGGCACTCTGGAACTTGGAACCGATCATGGCGAGGCCTTCTTCTGCCTTGGCGGGGATTACCGGCCACAGCAAGCAGAGCGAGAGACGCACGGCTTCTGCAGATACGTAAAGAACCGTTGCGAGCTCGTCTTTGAGGGCGGGGTCCTTCGCGAGCTTCCACGGGGCCTTGACTTCAAGGTAGCGGTTGATGCTACGCACGAGCTGCATGATAGTTTCGATAGATTGGGAGAGGCGTGCCTGCGGCAGGCCTTCCTTGATTTCGGCAATCACCTTGTTAGCAAGATTGATGACTTCATTTTCGGCGTCGCCGATGGTGGTTGCTGCGGGGAGCTTGCCTTCGAAGTTCGTGATGACCAGGCGGTGCACGCGGTTCAGTACGTTACCGAGGTCGTTGGCGAGGTCGCTGTTGATGCGGCGCACGAAAGCTTCGTGAGTGAAGTTGGCGTCCTGACCGACGACCATTTCGCGGGCGAGGAAGTAGCGGAATGCATCGATGCCGTACTTTTCCATGTAGTCCATCGGGTTCACCACGTTGCCAGCGGACTTACTCATCTTTTCGCCGCCGTTCACGAGCCACCAGCCGTGGGCCAAGATGTGCTGCGGAAGCGGAATGTCGAGAGCCATGAGCATGGTCGGCCAGTACACGCTGTGGGTGGTCAAAATATCCTTACCGATCAGGTGGTAGGTAGCGGGCCAAATCGGCGTGCCGTCGGCGTAAGTCTTGTGGAAGGCGGTGGAGGCGCTCACGTAGTTGAGCAAAGCGTCGAACCAAACGTAGGTCACGTAATCGGTGTCGAACGGCAGCGGAATTCCCCAGCTAAGGCGGGCCTTCGGGCGGCTGATGCAGAGGTCGTTCAGCGGCTGGCGCAGGAATCCGCGGATTTCGTTCCAGCGGTAGTCCGGCACAATCCAGTCCTTGTGGCTTTCCAAGAAGTCAATGAGCTTCTGCTGGTAAGAACCCATCTTGAAGAAGTAGTTCTTTTCCTTGAGCCATTCCACCGGGCGGTGGCTGATGGGGTCGCACTTGTTTTCATCGAGTTCGTCTTCGCTAAAGAAGCGTTCTTCGCCAACAGAGTACCAGCCTTCGTATTCCTTCGAGTAAATTTCACCCTTGTCCCAGAGCTTCTGCAGGCATTCCTGCACAAAAGCCTTGTGTTCGGGCATGGTGGTGCGGATAAAGAAGTCGTTACCGATACCCATCTTCTTCCACAGGTCTTCGAAACGGTGGTAGTATTCGTCCACGTGTTCCTGCGGAGTCACGCCACGCTTGTCGGCGGCGCGCTGCACCTTCTGACCATGTTCGTCGGTACCGGTCAAGAAGAAGGTCTGGTAGCCCAGAATCTTGTGGAAACGGGTGAGAATGTCGGCCAAGACCGTGGTGTAGGAATGCCCAATATGCGGGGCGTCATTCACGTAATAAATCGGGGTAGTAACGTAAAAATTTTTCATGGCTCCAAAGATAGAAATTTTTTGTTATATTTGCC
This genomic window from Fibrobacter sp. UWB10 contains:
- a CDS encoding V-type ATP synthase subunit K (produces ATP from ADP in the presence of a proton gradient across the membrane; the K subunit is a nonenzymatic component which binds the dimeric form by interacting with the G and E subunits), translated to MDQAQLLTLAKLGAVAALGLAAVGSALGCGTAGMAAIGAWKKAYLKGKNALFTLLIFVGAPIAQTIYGMLLMMYILNKSQAAPANWAAYLGVGIFGGIGMMASAWYVGKSAADACNALGETGKGLVNYLMVLGVGETVALFVMVFSMMLVS
- a CDS encoding V-type ATP synthase subunit K (produces ATP from ADP in the presence of a proton gradient across the membrane; the K subunit is a nonenzymatic component which binds the dimeric form by interacting with the G and E subunits), with the translated sequence MEPNTMVTLAKMGAAAALGIAAMGSALGCGTAGMSAITMWKKAYAQGKSALFTLLVFVGAPISQTIYGMLLMNFILSKAAESGFTNWGGCLGAGIFGGLGMMASAWYQGKSAAVACDALGETGKGMVNYLMVLGIVETVALFVLVFSMMVL
- the metG gene encoding methionine--tRNA ligase — encoded protein: MKNFYVTTPIYYVNDAPHIGHSYTTVLADILTRFHKILGYQTFFLTGTDEHGQKVQRAADKRGVTPQEHVDEYYHRFEDLWKKMGIGNDFFIRTTMPEHKAFVQECLQKLWDKGEIYSKEYEGWYSVGEERFFSEDELDENKCDPISHRPVEWLKEKNYFFKMGSYQQKLIDFLESHKDWIVPDYRWNEIRGFLRQPLNDLCISRPKARLSWGIPLPFDTDYVTYVWFDALLNYVSASTAFHKTYADGTPIWPATYHLIGKDILTTHSVYWPTMLMALDIPLPQHILAHGWWLVNGGEKMSKSAGNVVNPMDYMEKYGIDAFRYFLAREMVVGQDANFTHEAFVRRINSDLANDLGNVLNRVHRLVITNFEGKLPAATTIGDAENEVINLANKVIAEIKEGLPQARLSQSIETIMQLVRSINRYLEVKAPWKLAKDPALKDELATVLYVSAEAVRLSLCLLWPVIPAKAEEGLAMIGSKFQSADDLAWGILKGGEAFGEGKPLFPRIEEEVKKQEPQQKPKQNKPLMAADVPAAMDMRVAQIKEVADHPDATSLYVLKVDAGEGELRTICSGLKSSYKAEELQDRKILLFANLKPSALRGIMSQGMLFAGDLDAEAHTCRLVSVPEDAKPGDRALFKGVAPSEPRELKVKDFEKIALSVKGGAVFCDALALEVNGKPVTCDVADGNGVH